A window of the Desulfobacula toluolica Tol2 genome harbors these coding sequences:
- a CDS encoding DEAD/DEAH box helicase, whose translation MKNKNENNELVMAYRLLPPVLKIMVRILAVQVFEFRQKDMIYCLNAMEFTDEDSKPFVQKNIQPLVKELEIQGLIIKKPKGLTCSGSVWSQAFQDVVMAGEFKEIAFAVLDAVPFERTHAGFLFRNINEAYRAILIAVYGGEDCLDMYKVYASIRYYLPMAFREHVPFLTLFNRPFTPWMLDVLAPAMRMVVLEYLLKEAEPILEPVEVALDYYVEFLSKSSGLEENYNAMVCLLLSGKIKDHQKLVSRFKKSPSRSAHLAWALMLCNKNDEALTQFKAALVSLKKETRKRKIFLPGYEGLFFLFALLKSEKSEDHEAALTYIDMASGDTTLCLPVMEAMRSLFQERLGLVSVLQDSLESSVAVEHLVVSFLSILVMSWIDKKKAESYIFQLENIQKKTMAAGLLWMEAEVCALLASLGHDAKHNIERSKKNHKLCGTHTLATLVKPIPKWEKTLKSLIHIGQASGPKPEPGTDKRNQRLIWILGCSETYNTCYITPRLQKLSKNGTWTKGRAVALKNLYNNYHTMEGLTDQDRRVCSTIIEEFYRTGYGYYHQVEYGFDEEKALPLLVGHPLLFLGDSLESPVELVMGDPEVRFRIDKGKINIAMHPMPDSNDSTALVVRETPSRFKLVRFSSEQLQIADLLGENGLKLPEKAQDMASQVIGSLSSLVTVNSDLAGAGSEHVREIKADPIPHVHVMPWQDGIKIELLVRPFIDKGSYFKPGRGGINVFAEIKGEKLQAVRDLSREKQLSQAVIEQCSTLEHLEEVGGQWLVADPEEALELLLDLKNCDDKIVMEWPQGEKMQVRSQVSFNDFKLNIKKDREWFKATGTLKIDENLSLDLVKLMSLLDKPSGRFVAMDDGTFLSLTHSLKERLEELKAYSTPHGKGLRFAPLAVHAIEEFTDQAGSLKSDKAWKIHCEKLKEIVTPDVPGTLQARLRDYQVTGFNWLAQLAHWNVGACLADDMGLGKTVQALAAILLHAGDGPGLVVAPLSVMANWQEECRNFAPTLNPLVFGPGDRQNFLDGLGPFDLVISSYGLLQVEAEKLAGVDWQSIVLDEAQAIKNMKTKRSKAAMALNSRFKMITTGTPVENHLDELWTLFNFLNPGLLGTFNRFKNSFAVPIERDQDKDASRRLKKLIRPFILRRLKTDVLKELPEKTEITLQVEMSQEEAVLYEAQRIKAIANIENADDKPGQKHLRILAELMKLRQICCNPALVLPDAGIDSSKLRVFGDIVAELLENNHKALVFSQFVGHLTILRKFLDAKNIAYQYLDGSTAVKTRQERIKAFQNGSGDLFLISLKAGGFGLNLTAADYVIHMDPWWNPAVEDQASDRAHRIGQVRPVTVYRLVVKDSIEERIISLHKEKRDLAESLLAGSDMAGKISAADLLSLLKG comes from the coding sequence ATGAAAAATAAGAATGAAAATAACGAACTGGTCATGGCTTACCGCCTACTTCCCCCTGTTTTAAAAATCATGGTCAGGATTCTGGCAGTTCAGGTATTTGAGTTCAGGCAAAAAGATATGATTTACTGCCTGAACGCCATGGAATTTACGGATGAAGATAGCAAGCCCTTTGTTCAAAAAAACATTCAGCCCCTTGTAAAGGAACTTGAAATCCAGGGATTGATCATTAAGAAACCAAAAGGGTTGACCTGTTCCGGGTCGGTATGGTCACAAGCATTTCAGGATGTTGTAATGGCGGGTGAATTTAAAGAAATTGCCTTTGCTGTTCTGGATGCAGTCCCCTTTGAACGCACACATGCCGGATTTTTATTTCGAAACATTAATGAGGCCTACCGGGCGATCCTGATAGCGGTTTATGGCGGTGAAGATTGTCTTGATATGTATAAAGTATATGCTTCTATCCGCTATTATCTGCCCATGGCATTTCGGGAGCATGTGCCGTTTCTAACGCTGTTTAACCGTCCGTTTACCCCCTGGATGCTGGATGTCCTTGCACCTGCCATGCGGATGGTGGTTCTTGAATATCTCCTGAAGGAGGCGGAGCCAATCCTGGAGCCTGTAGAAGTTGCTCTTGATTATTATGTGGAATTTTTGTCAAAATCGTCCGGGCTTGAAGAAAATTATAACGCCATGGTTTGTCTTTTGTTGAGCGGGAAAATCAAAGATCATCAAAAGCTTGTGTCAAGATTTAAAAAGTCCCCATCCCGTTCAGCCCATCTGGCGTGGGCCCTGATGCTGTGCAATAAGAATGATGAGGCATTGACTCAGTTCAAGGCCGCCCTGGTATCCCTGAAAAAAGAGACCCGCAAACGCAAAATTTTTTTACCTGGATATGAAGGCCTGTTTTTTTTGTTTGCCTTGTTGAAAAGTGAAAAGAGTGAAGATCATGAAGCGGCATTGACCTATATTGATATGGCCTCAGGGGATACAACCTTATGCTTGCCTGTCATGGAGGCCATGAGATCCCTGTTCCAGGAACGGCTTGGGCTTGTCTCAGTATTGCAGGATTCCCTTGAAAGCTCGGTTGCAGTGGAGCATCTGGTTGTCTCGTTTCTAAGCATTCTTGTTATGAGCTGGATTGATAAAAAAAAGGCTGAATCCTATATTTTCCAACTGGAGAATATTCAAAAAAAAACAATGGCAGCCGGTCTGTTGTGGATGGAGGCTGAAGTATGCGCTCTTCTTGCCAGTCTGGGTCATGATGCTAAGCATAATATAGAACGGTCGAAAAAAAATCACAAACTGTGTGGCACCCACACCCTTGCAACACTGGTTAAGCCCATACCCAAATGGGAAAAAACGCTCAAGTCCCTGATTCATATAGGGCAAGCTTCCGGCCCTAAACCTGAACCGGGGACAGATAAGCGAAATCAGCGTCTTATCTGGATTTTAGGATGCAGTGAAACATACAATACCTGCTACATCACACCCCGTCTTCAAAAATTGTCAAAGAACGGAACCTGGACAAAGGGCAGGGCCGTGGCATTGAAAAATCTGTATAATAACTATCACACCATGGAGGGGCTTACAGACCAGGATCGACGAGTGTGTTCCACCATTATTGAGGAGTTTTACAGAACCGGGTATGGCTATTACCACCAGGTTGAGTATGGGTTTGATGAGGAAAAAGCCCTGCCGCTGCTTGTGGGTCATCCTCTTTTGTTCCTTGGCGATTCCCTGGAAAGCCCTGTGGAACTTGTCATGGGAGATCCTGAAGTGCGGTTTCGCATTGACAAGGGGAAAATTAATATTGCAATGCATCCTATGCCGGATAGTAATGACAGCACTGCACTTGTGGTCAGGGAAACCCCTTCCCGGTTTAAACTGGTCAGGTTTTCTTCCGAACAACTGCAAATAGCTGATCTTTTGGGTGAAAATGGATTGAAACTGCCTGAAAAAGCGCAGGATATGGCAAGTCAGGTCATTGGCTCTCTTTCCTCACTGGTTACTGTTAACTCGGATCTTGCGGGTGCCGGAAGTGAACATGTCAGAGAAATAAAAGCTGATCCCATTCCACATGTTCATGTGATGCCCTGGCAGGACGGGATCAAAATAGAACTGCTGGTCAGGCCCTTTATTGATAAGGGTTCTTATTTCAAGCCAGGTCGTGGCGGGATCAATGTGTTTGCCGAGATTAAAGGAGAAAAGCTACAGGCTGTCCGTGATTTGAGCAGAGAAAAACAATTGTCCCAGGCCGTGATTGAACAATGTTCCACCCTGGAACATCTTGAGGAAGTTGGAGGACAGTGGCTGGTAGCAGACCCTGAAGAAGCCCTTGAGCTTCTTCTTGATCTGAAAAACTGCGATGACAAGATCGTTATGGAATGGCCCCAGGGAGAGAAAATGCAGGTCAGGTCCCAGGTTTCTTTTAATGATTTTAAGTTGAATATTAAAAAAGACAGAGAATGGTTTAAGGCCACGGGTACATTAAAGATTGATGAGAATCTGAGTCTTGATCTGGTAAAGCTGATGTCGCTTCTGGATAAACCTTCCGGTCGTTTTGTAGCAATGGATGACGGCACTTTTTTGAGCCTTACCCATTCTTTAAAAGAGCGGCTTGAAGAGTTGAAAGCTTATTCCACACCCCATGGAAAAGGGCTTAGATTTGCTCCCCTGGCAGTGCATGCCATTGAAGAGTTTACTGATCAGGCAGGATCATTGAAAAGTGACAAGGCATGGAAAATTCATTGTGAAAAACTAAAAGAGATTGTAACTCCCGACGTTCCAGGCACCTTGCAGGCCCGCCTGAGAGATTACCAGGTGACCGGCTTTAACTGGCTGGCCCAGCTTGCTCACTGGAATGTGGGTGCCTGCCTGGCCGATGACATGGGGCTGGGAAAAACAGTTCAGGCTCTTGCCGCAATTTTGCTGCATGCCGGTGACGGCCCTGGCCTTGTGGTGGCTCCTTTGTCGGTCATGGCCAACTGGCAGGAGGAGTGCCGCAATTTTGCCCCCACTCTCAATCCCCTTGTGTTTGGCCCCGGAGATCGGCAGAACTTTCTGGATGGGCTGGGTCCGTTTGATCTTGTGATTTCAAGCTATGGTCTTCTCCAGGTGGAGGCTGAAAAACTGGCCGGGGTGGATTGGCAATCCATTGTGCTGGATGAGGCCCAGGCCATAAAAAACATGAAGACAAAACGGTCAAAAGCTGCCATGGCACTCAATTCCAGGTTCAAGATGATCACCACGGGAACGCCTGTGGAAAACCACCTGGATGAGCTGTGGACATTATTTAATTTTTTGAATCCCGGTCTTCTGGGCACTTTTAACCGGTTCAAGAATTCTTTTGCTGTTCCCATTGAGAGGGACCAGGATAAGGATGCTTCCAGGCGATTGAAAAAATTGATTCGTCCCTTTATTCTGCGCCGGTTAAAAACCGATGTACTCAAGGAACTTCCGGAAAAAACCGAAATCACCCTTCAGGTGGAAATGAGCCAGGAAGAGGCTGTGCTGTATGAGGCTCAGCGCATCAAGGCCATTGCAAATATTGAAAATGCCGATGACAAACCCGGACAAAAGCATTTGAGAATTCTGGCGGAATTGATGAAATTAAGGCAGATCTGCTGCAATCCAGCCCTGGTTCTGCCGGATGCAGGTATTGACAGTTCAAAGCTGAGAGTGTTTGGGGATATTGTGGCAGAGCTGTTGGAAAACAACCATAAAGCTCTTGTTTTCAGCCAGTTTGTGGGCCATCTGACCATTTTGCGCAAGTTTCTGGATGCAAAAAATATCGCTTATCAATATCTGGACGGCTCCACAGCGGTCAAGACGCGGCAGGAACGGATCAAGGCCTTTCAAAACGGCAGCGGGGATCTCTTTTTGATCAGCCTTAAGGCAGGCGGCTTTGGCTTGAACCTTACGGCAGCCGATTATGTCATCCACATGGACCCCTGGTGGAATCCGGCCGTGGAGGACCAGGCATCAGACCGGGCCCACAGAATCGGCCAGGTCCGGCCTGTAACGGTTTATCGCCTTGTGGTCAAAGATTCCATTGAAGAGCGGATTATCAGTCTTCATAAGGAAAAACGTGACCTGGCGGAAAGCCTGCTGGCAGGCAGTGATATGGCCGGCAAGATTTCAGCCGCTGATCTGCTGTCTCTTTTGAAAGGATAG
- a CDS encoding MFS transporter → MNAKTQAIEGKTQLHYGWIITITGMAVLFSCLGLGRFSLGMLLPSMGSSLQLNYSQMGLIGTGNFVGYMISVVLAGIFARAIGARWTISIGLVLVGGSMVLISRAMGFAEVITLYVATGVGSGLANVPLMGLVSHWFLKSTRGRAAGTMLSGNGLAIVFTGFFVPWVNADLGAEGWRMGWLTIGIISLVIAAIAALLLRNEPGEKGLMPLGKANQSPASFSHKSVQKKKKSNKWTMTHLGCIYAIFGTTYAVYVTFIVTTMVNERGFGEGTAGTFWAVVGGLSIFSGPLFGWLSDRLGRKTGMMVVYTLFTIAYALVAANLPDLFLYASIGIFGLAVWSIPTIMSAAVGDYMGPVQAVKAFGFITLFFGAGQITGPAVAGFLADITGTFSMAFLLCAILTAGAVVLTCFLRQPDSR, encoded by the coding sequence ATGAATGCGAAAACTCAGGCGATAGAAGGCAAAACACAATTGCATTACGGCTGGATCATAACTATTACAGGCATGGCTGTTCTTTTCTCATGTCTTGGACTGGGGCGGTTTTCTCTGGGCATGCTGCTGCCTTCCATGGGGAGTTCACTTCAACTGAACTATTCTCAAATGGGGCTGATCGGTACGGGAAACTTTGTGGGATATATGATTTCCGTAGTGCTGGCCGGCATATTTGCCAGGGCCATTGGTGCCCGCTGGACCATTTCCATCGGCCTTGTCCTGGTGGGCGGGTCAATGGTTTTGATCAGCCGTGCCATGGGATTTGCCGAAGTCATAACACTTTATGTGGCAACCGGCGTAGGGTCCGGGCTGGCAAATGTGCCGCTGATGGGACTGGTTTCGCACTGGTTTTTAAAAAGCACCCGGGGACGGGCTGCCGGCACCATGCTGTCCGGAAACGGCCTGGCAATTGTTTTTACCGGTTTTTTTGTGCCCTGGGTGAATGCCGACCTGGGAGCAGAAGGCTGGCGCATGGGCTGGCTGACCATAGGCATCATATCCCTTGTTATCGCGGCCATTGCAGCGCTGCTCCTGAGAAATGAGCCGGGCGAAAAGGGGCTGATGCCTTTAGGCAAGGCAAATCAGTCCCCGGCATCCTTTTCCCACAAATCTGTGCAAAAGAAAAAAAAATCCAACAAATGGACCATGACACACCTGGGCTGCATTTATGCAATTTTTGGAACAACCTATGCCGTCTATGTCACTTTTATTGTCACCACCATGGTAAACGAACGGGGGTTTGGAGAGGGTACGGCAGGCACATTCTGGGCTGTTGTCGGAGGGCTTTCCATATTTTCAGGCCCGTTGTTCGGCTGGCTGTCAGACAGACTCGGTCGCAAAACCGGCATGATGGTGGTTTACACCCTATTTACCATTGCCTATGCCCTGGTTGCTGCAAATCTGCCTGATCTGTTTTTGTATGCATCTATTGGAATTTTCGGCCTGGCAGTATGGAGCATTCCAACCATCATGTCGGCAGCAGTCGGGGATTATATGGGACCGGTACAGGCAGTAAAAGCCTTTGGCTTTATCACTTTGTTCTTTGGTGCCGGACAGATTACCGGGCCTGCTGTGGCAGGTTTTCTGGCAGATATTACCGGCACGTTCAGCATGGCTTTCTTGCTGTGTGCGATCCTGACCGCAGGTGCCGTGGTGTTGACCTGTTTTTTGAGGCAGCCTGATTCCCGGTAA